In Nitrospira defluvii, the sequence TGACCACGTGATGTGTCTCCTCGTTGCTGGGATGCAAACAGTCATACCGATTTCTGCAGAAGGGCTGCCGAATAAATTTTACGGTTGTTGTAAGTGGCTAGATGGAATTTCCTCAGGAGAATTAAGTCATGAATGTTATGATTGTGCTTAGTGCGATTGTCCTTTCGGGAAATTTTGTCGGTGTTGCACTCGCTGATCAGGTCGATCAGGTGCCCAAGCCTGTGCTTATCGCGGCCGCTTCTTCGGCGACAGCCTCTTCTAGTGCGCGTCATGGAGGGGAAGGAGCCGAAAAGTCTTCCCTTACAGTGACTCCAGATTACATTATGGGACCCGAGGATGTGCTCGAAATCACAGTGTGGAAGAATGCGGATTTGTCTAAACAGGTTCAGGTGCGGCCGGACGGAAGAATATCGCTCCCCCTCATTGGCGATGTGTCCGCTGTGGGAAGAACAGCGGCGCAGTTGACGGAAGAAATCTCTGCGCGATTAAAGTCTTACATGGAAAATCCCACCGTCTCCATTCTCGTCCGTGAGGTCAATAGCTATCAAATTTATGTGCTCGGTGAGGTGAATGCGCCCGGGAAGTATCCCTTGAAAAGTAAGACGACTCTGTTGCAGGCGATCACGATTGCTCACGGGTTTACTCAGGTGGCAGCGCGCAACAAGATCGTCGTGTTTCGTTTTGGAAAAGATGGCGAAGGGTTAAACAAAATCAAGGCGAGTTACGATGACATTGTGCTCAGAGATGGTTCGGATCAAAACATTGAGCTCAAGCCTGGTGACCAGATAGTCGTG encodes:
- a CDS encoding polysaccharide biosynthesis/export family protein, translating into MNVMIVLSAIVLSGNFVGVALADQVDQVPKPVLIAAASSATASSSARHGGEGAEKSSLTVTPDYIMGPEDVLEITVWKNADLSKQVQVRPDGRISLPLIGDVSAVGRTAAQLTEEISARLKSYMENPTVSILVREVNSYQIYVLGEVNAPGKYPLKSKTTLLQAITIAHGFTQVAARNKIVVFRFGKDGEGLNKIKASYDDIVLRDGSDQNIELKPGDQIVVPSETMVVLPSR